CGGCCTCGTCACACACGCCCTGCCAGACCGCATCCGCGCCTTCGTTGACCAACATGGCCACGGTGCGCGCCACGGCCAGCCCAGGCACATCGCGCCAGACCAAGGCCACCCATCCGAGCCGTGCCAGCAGCGCCTGGGCGCGCTCGCGCTCAGGCCGTTCCACCTTCGGGCCAAAGCTGATGGGCAGGCCATCGATCCGATCGGGCGCCAGCGGCCAGTCGATCACGGCCAGCGCAGGCTGCGCGCGCTCATGCGCCAATTGCGCTGCACTGCGGCCGCGCGTGACGTGCAGCTGCAATTCCTCGATCGCCAGGCCTTGCCAATCCGCCGTCGGATCTCGATGGAATGACACCCCGCGGGCTGTCATCCACCCGGCGAGCCGATCGCTCCACACGCCCTGCCCGGCCAGCACGAGACCGCTCGGATCGAGGCTCGCGCCGTCTTCGCCGTCTTCGCCGGGCGTCGCCTCGGCGCTGCGGGGCGCCGCGGCGGCGGGCACACCGTCATAGAAGCCCTTGCCGACCTTGCGGCCGAGCCGACCACCGTCCACCAGCGCCTTCTGCACCAGCGAGGGCTGATAGCGCTTGTCGCCGTAGTTCGCCTCGAACACCGATTGCGTCACCAGATAGTTGGTGTCATGGCCGATCAGGTCCATCAGCTCGCACGGCCCCATCCGGAAGCCGGCCCCGCGCAGCGCCCGATCCAGCGCCGCCGGTGTCGCCGCCTGCTCCTGCAGCAGCTGCAGCGTCTCCGCGTAATAGGGACGCGCGATGCGATTGACGATGAAGCCCGGCGTCGAGGCCGCATGCACCGGCGTCTTGCCCCAGCGACGCGCCAGTTGCTCGATCGCCTGGGCGGCGGAGGCCTCGGTCTCGGCGCCCGACACCACCTCCACCAGCTTCATCAGCGGCACCGGATTGAAGAAATGCATGCCGACCAGCCGCTGCGGCGTCCGCATGCCGTTGGCCAACGCGGTGATGCTGATGGACGACGTGTTCGAGGCGATCAGCGCCTGCGGCGGCAGCAGCGCATCGAGCTCGCGCAGCAGGGCCTGCTTGGGCGCCAACTGCTCGACGATCACCTCGATGACCAGGGCCGCATCGGCGAGCAAGGCCAGTTCGCTCGCGGGACGCAGCCGGGCCAGCACCGCCTCGCGCTCCTCGGCCGCCATCCGGCCCTTGGTGACCAGCCCGCCGAGCGCTTGCCTCACCTGCGCAATTGCAGCCTCGGCGGCGCCTTCGCGCAGGTCCATCAGCCACACCGGATGGCCGGCCTGGGCCGCCACCTGGGCAATGCCGGCCCCCATCACGCCCGCACCGATCACCGCCACTGGGGCTTGTGCCGGGGCGGCCGTGCTCACGCGCCAGTCCAGCGTCGCGTCTGTCATTCCTGTCTCCTCTTGTGATGGTCGACACCGCCGCAGCCTGCGGCGGTGATTCGCACTGATCCTCGCCGAACCGGCCTCAGTCCCCCTGGGGCACCCATCCGGCAGGCCGCTTGTCGAAGAAGGCCGCAAAGCCTTCCTTGGCTTCCGCCCCCATGCGCACCCGCGCGATGGTCTGGGCCGTCAGTTCCCGCACCTGTTCGGTGATCGGTCCCGCGGCGAGTTGTGCAAACAGCGTCTTGATTTCTGCCTGCGCCTGAGGACCGCTGGCCAGCAGATCGCTGACACAGGCGTCAACGGCCAGATCGAGCGCGGTCGCCTCGGCGCCGTCCGCGCCCTCCGT
The Roseateles amylovorans genome window above contains:
- a CDS encoding 3-hydroxyacyl-CoA dehydrogenase, producing MTDATLDWRVSTAAPAQAPVAVIGAGVMGAGIAQVAAQAGHPVWLMDLREGAAEAAIAQVRQALGGLVTKGRMAAEEREAVLARLRPASELALLADAALVIEVIVEQLAPKQALLRELDALLPPQALIASNTSSISITALANGMRTPQRLVGMHFFNPVPLMKLVEVVSGAETEASAAQAIEQLARRWGKTPVHAASTPGFIVNRIARPYYAETLQLLQEQAATPAALDRALRGAGFRMGPCELMDLIGHDTNYLVTQSVFEANYGDKRYQPSLVQKALVDGGRLGRKVGKGFYDGVPAAAAPRSAEATPGEDGEDGASLDPSGLVLAGQGVWSDRLAGWMTARGVSFHRDPTADWQGLAIEELQLHVTRGRSAAQLAHERAQPALAVIDWPLAPDRIDGLPISFGPKVERPERERAQALLARLGWVALVWRDVPGLAVARTVAMLVNEGADAVWQGVCDEAGADTAMKLGVNYPAGPFEWLEQVGAPVVVDLLDGLFTTYRSERYRISPLLNQRVWGA